One Rubripirellula amarantea DNA segment encodes these proteins:
- a CDS encoding VWA domain-containing protein, translated as MVARLAGRSDEARIRAIAEVSRTVQRKYQALPELKEAAELLIAELSPEDQLSIGTVTLIYTLGTIDRKEAEESLISMLDSRHTDVVLIAADVLGKNKFHNSIETIYQLKDHPAFTENYGFRFNLIRALAQMQHPRAIELLTQWRHEFDGQLRHEIKKLLTEVDVRDFGGDEKRFNAWQRSMSLEGSVSPDEDDMDAMDENLKATNPAQIKLYPASHASDSPNRVELSKSSQYYGIDIHAKRLMFIIDHSGSMEEYWDGLSRLQRAKSELIKTIEELDPRSEFALMFYATDVHVWKSTLLLANDQNKREAIAFVKRLQYGDRTNTYGALKNAIEFDQQLEAVFLLTDGQPTIGDFVKPAEIVQDIMQRNRFRHLKFNTIGIAINRSTEAFLSAIAEQSGGEYRAAN; from the coding sequence TTGGTTGCACGCCTTGCCGGTCGCAGCGACGAGGCACGCATCCGAGCAATCGCTGAAGTCAGTCGCACTGTTCAGCGGAAGTACCAGGCACTTCCGGAATTGAAGGAGGCGGCCGAATTGCTGATCGCTGAACTTTCCCCAGAAGATCAACTAAGCATTGGCACGGTGACTTTGATCTACACACTCGGAACGATCGACCGAAAAGAAGCTGAAGAATCTCTGATCAGCATGCTAGATTCACGACACACCGACGTTGTCCTGATCGCTGCGGATGTGCTGGGAAAGAACAAGTTTCACAATTCGATTGAAACGATCTACCAACTTAAAGACCATCCGGCATTTACAGAAAACTATGGGTTTCGATTCAACCTCATACGTGCGCTGGCTCAGATGCAACACCCTCGCGCTATTGAACTATTGACTCAATGGCGTCACGAATTCGACGGACAGCTCCGACACGAAATCAAAAAGCTACTTACTGAAGTCGACGTCAGAGATTTTGGCGGAGACGAAAAGAGGTTTAACGCCTGGCAGCGGTCGATGTCCCTCGAGGGTTCGGTGTCCCCTGATGAAGATGACATGGACGCTATGGACGAGAATCTCAAAGCAACAAACCCAGCACAGATCAAACTCTATCCCGCGAGTCATGCGTCCGACTCTCCTAACCGTGTTGAGTTGTCGAAGTCGTCGCAGTACTACGGAATTGACATTCACGCGAAACGATTGATGTTCATCATCGACCATTCCGGCAGCATGGAAGAATACTGGGATGGCCTTAGCCGATTGCAGCGAGCAAAGTCCGAGCTCATCAAAACGATAGAGGAACTCGATCCAAGAAGCGAATTCGCGCTGATGTTCTATGCGACGGACGTGCATGTGTGGAAATCAACACTGCTTCTAGCGAATGATCAAAACAAGCGTGAAGCGATAGCGTTCGTAAAACGGCTTCAATACGGAGATCGAACTAACACCTACGGTGCACTGAAGAACGCGATCGAATTTGACCAGCAGCTCGAAGCCGTTTTTCTGCTAACCGATGGTCAGCCGACTATTGGTGACTTCGTTAAGCCAGCAGAGATTGTTCAGGACATCATGCAACGAAATCGCTTTCGTCACCTTAAATTCAACACCATCGGAATTGCGATCAACCGTTCTACTGAAGCGTTCTTAAGTGCAATCGCGGAACAATCCGGTGGAGAGTATCGCGCGGCCAATTGA
- the purM gene encoding phosphoribosylformylglycinamidine cyclo-ligase → MAATYKDAGVDLDVYAESMSRLPKLMHRTFTPRVIPSDGGFAGLFKLDFAGKLFARNYQEPVLVSGTDGVGTKLIIAQQTGRHDTVGIDLVGMCVNDLLCTGAEPLFFLDYVAMGKDDPSRLERIVQGISDGCVAGGMALLGGETAIMPDQYGEEDYDLAGFAVGVVERKRLIDGKQIEEGDVVLGLASDGLHSNGYSLVRKVISDAGLNWDDCPEVFGGHSLAEVCLRPTRIYTEAIRSVQTHYRVKQVLHGLAHITGGGIEENLDRILPSKVDAVIDASSWEVPAIFRWLQETGEIETSEMRRVFNMGIGMIAVVNEYYAANVVAQLAASGVDCRVIGKVVSGTGKVHYAHE, encoded by the coding sequence ATGGCTGCGACGTACAAAGACGCTGGCGTGGACTTGGACGTATATGCCGAGTCGATGAGTCGATTGCCCAAACTGATGCACCGTACCTTCACGCCTCGCGTGATTCCAAGCGACGGTGGATTTGCGGGGCTCTTCAAGCTCGATTTTGCGGGCAAGTTGTTCGCTCGCAACTATCAGGAGCCCGTTTTGGTAAGCGGCACTGATGGGGTCGGCACCAAGCTCATCATTGCTCAGCAAACCGGACGTCATGACACCGTTGGAATTGACTTGGTTGGCATGTGCGTGAATGACTTGCTATGCACCGGAGCCGAACCACTTTTCTTCCTCGACTATGTGGCGATGGGAAAAGATGATCCATCACGACTTGAAAGAATTGTTCAGGGCATTAGTGACGGCTGCGTGGCAGGCGGCATGGCGTTGCTTGGTGGCGAAACAGCGATCATGCCTGACCAGTACGGCGAAGAGGACTATGACTTGGCAGGTTTCGCCGTCGGCGTTGTTGAGCGAAAGAGATTGATCGACGGCAAGCAGATCGAAGAGGGAGACGTGGTCCTGGGATTGGCATCCGATGGTCTGCACAGCAACGGTTACTCACTTGTTCGAAAAGTCATATCCGATGCCGGTTTGAATTGGGATGATTGCCCTGAAGTCTTTGGTGGTCACTCGCTCGCGGAGGTTTGTTTACGTCCGACACGAATCTATACCGAAGCCATTCGAAGCGTGCAGACACACTACCGAGTCAAGCAAGTTCTTCACGGACTCGCTCACATTACCGGTGGCGGTATCGAAGAAAACCTCGATCGGATTTTGCCGTCGAAGGTCGACGCGGTGATTGATGCTAGTTCATGGGAAGTGCCCGCGATTTTTCGTTGGCTCCAAGAAACTGGCGAAATCGAAACGAGCGAGATGCGTCGCGTGTTCAATATGGGCATCGGAATGATTGCTGTAGTGAACGAATACTACGCAGCCAATGTTGTTGCGCAGTTAGCCGCCTCGGGAGTGGATTGTCGAGTCATTGGCAAGGTCGTCAGCGGGACCGGCAAGGTTCATTATGCGCACGAATGA
- the aspS gene encoding aspartate--tRNA ligase yields MLRTHTCGQLRKDDVGNEVTLCGWVESKRDHGGAVFIDLRDRYGLTQVVIGPPEAGAAMIDEAGRVPTESVVLIRGKVADRLEGKTNDKLATGDIEVRGEHFQILNACQTPPFTPSQSDLPGEDLRLKYRFLDLRRPAMLRALVLRSSIIKVMRDYFAENDFIDVETPILGRSTPEGARDYLVPSRVHAGKFYALPQSPQLYKQILMVAGFDRYVQVAKCFRDEDLRADRQPEFTQLDLEMSFVDAEDVIGMIDGLVKRSAKEILGKEISLPLPRITYAEAMRRFGHDAPDLRFGMELVDITSVAKKTEFRVFRGVADAGNFVRGINVKDAAMKYSRRQIDELTEYVKNDFGAKGLAWFRVEDDGTLWSPTSKNLEAEHLDEIKTLMSGEPGDLLMILADTWEVTCKGLSGLRRRLAAELKLIDPEELNCSWVTEFPMFEKDEESGQWNAMHHPFTAPLAEDLEKLDTDPTQCRAQAYDLVINGSEAGGGTIRIHDAETQSKVFGLLGIDDETAEDRFGFLLNALKYGAPPHGGIALGVDRWVMLFAGLDNIREVIAFPKTQKAADMMTEAPGNVDKAQLEELFLRIAKVSK; encoded by the coding sequence GTGCTACGCACTCACACCTGCGGACAACTCCGTAAAGACGACGTTGGAAATGAAGTCACCCTCTGCGGCTGGGTGGAAAGCAAACGCGACCACGGCGGAGCGGTTTTTATTGATCTGCGAGATAGATATGGGTTGACCCAGGTAGTAATTGGGCCGCCCGAAGCCGGGGCAGCGATGATTGACGAGGCAGGCCGGGTACCCACCGAGAGCGTCGTGCTTATCCGAGGAAAGGTTGCCGATCGACTTGAAGGCAAGACCAACGACAAGCTTGCCACCGGCGACATCGAAGTTCGGGGCGAACACTTCCAAATTCTCAATGCGTGCCAGACACCGCCGTTTACTCCTAGCCAGTCAGATTTGCCAGGGGAAGATTTGCGGTTGAAGTATCGCTTCTTGGATCTCCGTCGGCCTGCGATGTTGCGAGCCCTTGTGCTGCGAAGTTCGATCATCAAGGTCATGCGAGACTACTTCGCCGAGAATGACTTCATCGATGTCGAAACGCCGATTCTTGGTCGCAGCACGCCTGAAGGAGCACGTGACTATTTGGTGCCCAGTCGTGTTCACGCAGGCAAGTTTTACGCGTTGCCTCAATCGCCGCAGCTCTACAAACAGATTCTGATGGTGGCGGGATTCGATCGCTACGTGCAAGTTGCCAAGTGCTTTCGTGACGAGGACCTAAGAGCCGACCGCCAACCTGAATTTACTCAGCTCGATTTAGAAATGTCTTTTGTCGATGCTGAAGACGTGATCGGAATGATCGATGGTTTGGTCAAACGAAGCGCCAAAGAGATCCTCGGCAAAGAAATCTCGTTGCCTCTTCCGCGAATCACCTATGCCGAGGCAATGCGTCGGTTTGGTCATGACGCGCCCGATCTTCGCTTTGGCATGGAGCTGGTCGACATCACGTCCGTCGCCAAGAAGACCGAGTTCCGAGTCTTTCGCGGTGTTGCCGATGCGGGCAACTTCGTTCGCGGGATCAACGTCAAAGATGCCGCTATGAAGTACTCTCGTCGGCAAATCGATGAGCTAACCGAGTACGTAAAGAATGACTTCGGTGCCAAAGGTTTGGCATGGTTCCGAGTTGAAGATGACGGAACGCTTTGGAGCCCGACTAGCAAGAATCTCGAAGCGGAACACCTCGACGAGATCAAGACGTTGATGTCTGGCGAACCCGGCGATTTGCTAATGATTTTGGCGGATACATGGGAAGTGACGTGCAAAGGTTTGTCGGGACTACGTCGACGTTTGGCAGCCGAACTGAAGTTGATCGATCCGGAAGAACTCAATTGCAGTTGGGTGACCGAGTTTCCGATGTTCGAAAAAGACGAGGAATCTGGTCAATGGAATGCGATGCACCATCCGTTTACCGCACCTCTGGCAGAAGATCTGGAAAAGCTCGATACCGATCCGACTCAGTGCCGTGCCCAGGCGTATGACTTGGTCATCAACGGTAGCGAAGCGGGCGGGGGCACCATCCGGATTCACGACGCCGAAACACAATCTAAAGTGTTTGGGTTGTTAGGAATTGACGATGAAACCGCGGAAGATCGCTTTGGTTTTCTACTTAACGCTCTGAAGTACGGTGCTCCACCGCACGGTGGAATTGCGTTGGGTGTCGACCGCTGGGTGATGCTATTTGCTGGGCTGGACAACATCCGCGAAGTCATTGCGTTCCCCAAAACGCAGAAGGCAGCCGATATGATGACTGAGGCTCCCGGCAACGTGGACAAAGCTCAACTAGAAGAACTGTTCTTGAGAATCGCAAAGGTCTCGAAGTAA
- the aroH gene encoding chorismate mutase: MEARKNEGSVYCRGVRGATTVETDDRDQILAATRQMIALMIRRNEMDPADIASAQFTVTKDLTMEFPALAARQLGWLEVPLLCGYEISVPGSLPRCIRVLLHWNTTRAQSEIQHVYLHEAQRLRPDLTKLPPVDFDELEQWIASQMPAAKS, encoded by the coding sequence ATGGAAGCCCGCAAGAACGAAGGTTCCGTCTATTGTCGTGGTGTGCGTGGCGCCACCACCGTAGAAACCGACGACCGTGACCAAATTTTGGCCGCGACAAGGCAAATGATTGCTTTGATGATTCGCCGCAATGAAATGGACCCCGCGGACATTGCCAGTGCTCAGTTTACGGTGACCAAAGATTTAACGATGGAGTTCCCTGCTTTGGCGGCTCGGCAGCTCGGTTGGTTGGAAGTCCCGTTGCTTTGCGGATATGAGATATCAGTGCCGGGATCGTTGCCGCGATGCATTCGCGTTCTGTTGCACTGGAACACGACACGAGCCCAGAGCGAAATTCAGCACGTTTATTTGCACGAGGCTCAGCGACTGCGCCCTGATCTGACGAAGCTTCCGCCTGTTGACTTTGACGAGTTGGAACAATGGATTGCGTCACAGATGCCGGCTGCAAAGTCATGA
- the floA gene encoding flotillin-like protein FloA (flotillin-like protein involved in membrane lipid rafts) — translation MSLFLYELVSHNLTVEDQFLPTGLVSGSLFAQSPTSIALLAAGLFLLAIISFAFIFLIKYFKLWFQAYMSVADVSLISLIRMHFTKVNPNVVVQAKVMSAQAGLDIDREHGISTRRLEAHYLAGGNVMNVIHAIIAAHRAEIPLDFDQAAAIDLAGRDVLDAVQTSVYPKVIDCPDPARSGKTTLSAITKNGIELRVRARVTVRTNISQLIGGATEDTIIARVGEAIISSIGSADTHFHVLENPDMITRKVLSRGLDAQTAFEIVSIDIADIDVGENIGARLQTDQAEADTRVARAQAERRRAEAIAEEQQMKAKVTDNRSQLVLAEAEVPRAMAEAFKAGRIAAPTALDN, via the coding sequence ATGTCGCTCTTCCTCTACGAACTCGTTTCACACAATTTGACGGTTGAGGATCAGTTCTTGCCGACTGGATTGGTATCGGGAAGCTTGTTTGCGCAAAGTCCCACCAGCATCGCCTTGCTAGCCGCTGGGCTGTTCTTGCTTGCGATTATCTCATTCGCGTTCATCTTCCTGATCAAGTACTTCAAGCTTTGGTTCCAGGCTTACATGTCGGTCGCCGATGTGAGCTTGATTAGTCTGATCCGAATGCACTTTACCAAGGTGAACCCCAACGTCGTCGTGCAGGCGAAAGTGATGTCGGCACAAGCAGGCCTCGACATCGACCGAGAGCACGGAATCAGTACTCGACGTCTGGAAGCTCACTACTTGGCCGGCGGCAATGTGATGAACGTGATCCATGCGATCATTGCTGCCCACCGTGCCGAAATCCCGCTCGACTTTGACCAAGCCGCAGCAATCGACTTGGCCGGTCGCGATGTTCTCGATGCGGTGCAAACCAGTGTGTACCCCAAAGTGATTGATTGCCCCGATCCGGCTCGCAGTGGTAAGACGACGCTTAGTGCCATCACTAAAAATGGAATCGAGCTTCGTGTTCGTGCACGCGTCACCGTGCGAACCAATATCTCTCAACTGATCGGCGGGGCTACCGAGGATACGATCATCGCTCGCGTTGGCGAGGCCATCATCAGTTCAATTGGTTCTGCTGATACGCATTTTCATGTTCTGGAGAACCCAGACATGATTACCCGCAAGGTCCTGTCCCGCGGATTAGATGCGCAGACCGCCTTCGAGATTGTTTCGATCGACATTGCCGACATTGATGTCGGTGAAAATATCGGTGCTCGCCTGCAAACCGATCAAGCCGAAGCCGATACTCGTGTCGCCCGTGCCCAAGCCGAGCGCCGACGCGCCGAAGCGATCGCGGAAGAACAACAGATGAAAGCGAAAGTCACCGATAACCGCTCTCAATTGGTTTTGGCCGAAGCTGAAGTCCCCCGTGCAATGGCTGAGGCGTTTAAGGCTGGTCGAATCGCCGCGCCGACAGCACTCGACAACTAA
- a CDS encoding alpha/beta hydrolase family protein, whose translation MNVTPRRSYRVNFPGGDGDSLAGIIDLPAGSGDAPSPVAVFSHCFTCNKDLKAIVRISRSLAEQGIAVLRFDMTGLGGSEGDFARTNFTSNCNDLRQAIRFASGEIGPVAALIGHSFGGAASLAVGSEFSAGSSLSAIITLAAPSDTAQLAKLLERMNPSIPRDGLGTVTIGGRTWSISKEMLDDFRSHDLPSLIGKIGLPTLVLHSPEDQTVGYDHAIRIMGLINPNASLVTLHGADHLLAKNADDLTYVSASIAAFVHRYAASQ comes from the coding sequence TTGAACGTCACACCCCGCCGCTCATATCGAGTCAACTTTCCCGGCGGCGATGGCGACTCGCTCGCAGGAATTATTGATCTGCCAGCGGGTTCTGGTGATGCACCAAGCCCGGTCGCTGTTTTCAGTCATTGCTTTACTTGCAATAAAGACCTCAAAGCAATCGTTCGTATCTCGCGATCCCTGGCTGAACAGGGCATCGCAGTACTGCGTTTTGACATGACCGGCTTGGGCGGAAGCGAAGGTGACTTTGCTCGCACCAACTTTACTTCCAATTGCAACGATCTCCGCCAAGCGATTCGTTTCGCATCTGGGGAAATCGGCCCCGTAGCAGCATTGATAGGGCATAGCTTTGGCGGCGCAGCATCGCTTGCTGTTGGATCAGAATTTTCCGCCGGATCATCGCTGTCGGCAATCATCACGCTAGCAGCACCAAGCGATACCGCTCAATTGGCCAAGTTGCTCGAACGCATGAATCCGAGTATTCCGCGAGACGGATTGGGCACGGTCACGATCGGAGGTCGCACGTGGTCGATTTCAAAAGAGATGCTCGATGACTTCCGGAGTCACGACCTGCCCTCACTCATTGGCAAAATTGGATTGCCCACACTCGTGCTTCATTCCCCAGAAGACCAAACCGTGGGATACGACCATGCAATTCGCATCATGGGTTTGATCAACCCGAACGCCAGCTTGGTTACGCTCCATGGGGCGGATCATCTTCTCGCTAAGAATGCGGACGATCTGACTTACGTTTCGGCAAGCATTGCTGCGTTTGTCCATCGCTACGCCGCGAGCCAATAG
- a CDS encoding TadE family protein — protein sequence MLLSRPRATRIRQGTAVTELAVCLPVLVIIMLATIEACTMMHVQQRLKTTAFEGARVGIVPGSKQVNVEYQCELLLDGHKVHQYSVAMDPADPSTLNQGDWFTVTVEAPCGPNSLVGGWLYADKVLSRSVALRAE from the coding sequence ATGCTTTTATCTCGACCTCGTGCCACTCGAATTCGCCAGGGCACCGCCGTCACCGAGTTGGCAGTATGTCTTCCCGTGCTCGTAATCATCATGCTCGCGACGATCGAAGCTTGCACCATGATGCACGTGCAACAGCGTTTGAAAACAACAGCGTTTGAAGGTGCTCGAGTGGGCATTGTCCCCGGCTCTAAGCAGGTCAACGTCGAATATCAGTGCGAGCTATTGCTCGATGGGCACAAAGTTCATCAATACTCCGTTGCGATGGACCCGGCCGATCCGAGCACGCTGAATCAAGGTGACTGGTTTACGGTCACCGTCGAAGCACCATGCGGCCCCAACTCGCTCGTGGGTGGATGGCTCTACGCCGACAAAGTCCTTTCTAGATCAGTCGCTCTGAGAGCTGAATAA
- a CDS encoding VWA domain-containing protein: MHTSVPSPHHSSNANRNRSGATIALVVILLPVLFAISALAINVAYIESANTEIQIATDAAVRAAGRTYALTGDQDASLVAAQEAAARNPIGDYVLPISAGDLDFGVSDRDDVDSAYQFTNSGSGNSVRLTTRALSSGAVAGMPTVFPFFGDSFVIRPERTAICTQGVIDIALVVDRSGSMAYSADEVAVYPPAPASAPADWDFGDPVPPNARWIDLIASVQAFIDELDASPQTELLSLSTYNNSSATPTKLGDNYADVVAALNTISMNFEAGGTNIGQGMYEALAAVNDSTHGRDHASKVVLLMTDGVHNYGTHPKSAAYSLANSGVTLFAITFSDEADQATMQDVAEMCGGEHFHAINAAQLKEAFQKIARRLPTLITQ, from the coding sequence ATGCATACATCCGTTCCTTCACCGCATCATTCTTCCAACGCAAACCGAAATCGTAGCGGTGCTACGATCGCGTTGGTTGTTATCTTGCTTCCCGTTCTGTTCGCGATATCCGCATTGGCTATCAACGTAGCGTACATCGAATCGGCCAATACCGAGATCCAAATCGCTACCGATGCGGCGGTCCGAGCAGCAGGGCGGACCTATGCTCTGACCGGTGACCAGGACGCATCGCTAGTCGCAGCCCAGGAAGCCGCCGCGCGAAACCCGATCGGTGATTACGTTCTACCGATCTCTGCGGGTGACCTCGACTTTGGTGTGAGTGATCGAGACGACGTTGATTCGGCTTATCAGTTCACGAACTCGGGTTCGGGTAACTCTGTTCGTTTAACAACGCGGGCACTTTCAAGCGGCGCTGTTGCGGGTATGCCAACCGTCTTCCCGTTTTTCGGCGATAGCTTTGTGATCCGACCTGAGCGTACCGCGATTTGTACACAGGGTGTGATTGACATCGCTCTCGTCGTCGACCGTAGCGGATCGATGGCCTACTCGGCTGACGAAGTTGCTGTCTACCCTCCCGCTCCCGCATCGGCTCCGGCGGATTGGGACTTTGGCGACCCCGTTCCGCCCAATGCCAGGTGGATCGACCTGATTGCGTCAGTGCAGGCATTCATTGACGAACTTGATGCCAGCCCGCAAACGGAACTGCTGTCTTTATCGACTTACAACAACAGCAGCGCCACGCCGACGAAACTTGGCGACAACTATGCGGACGTCGTTGCTGCCCTCAATACCATCTCGATGAACTTCGAAGCTGGTGGCACCAATATCGGACAAGGCATGTACGAAGCGTTAGCCGCCGTCAACGATTCGACCCATGGCCGAGATCACGCCTCTAAAGTTGTACTGCTAATGACCGATGGAGTTCACAACTATGGCACCCATCCCAAATCGGCTGCCTATAGCTTGGCGAATAGCGGAGTCACCTTGTTCGCAATCACGTTCAGTGACGAAGCGGACCAAGCCACGATGCAGGACGTAGCAGAAATGTGCGGTGGCGAACACTTTCACGCCATCAACGCAGCTCAGCTCAAAGAGGCATTCCAGAAGATCGCACGTCGACTCCCCACACTGATCACTCAGTAA
- a CDS encoding TadE/TadG family type IV pilus assembly protein yields the protein MNCNFVASQVRRPHHRTGAAAVEFAMAMLVLVVTVFGGIEITRVAMLRHSIDHAAYVASRAAIVPGASSAEVIDSAHAHLSKLGIVNGDVTVNPAVIGEDTSEVQVIVTIPVADNSFVLPRYVTGNLSGQSTLMTERSPMQMASTLPTPPPPPPADPPSEDPPSDDPPSGDPPSDDPPADDPPAEEPSPPPPPPPPPPML from the coding sequence ATGAATTGCAACTTCGTCGCTTCGCAAGTCCGTCGCCCCCATCACAGAACCGGTGCCGCTGCCGTCGAATTCGCCATGGCCATGCTTGTGCTTGTGGTCACTGTTTTCGGGGGTATCGAGATTACTCGTGTCGCCATGCTTCGGCATAGCATCGATCACGCTGCCTACGTCGCATCTCGAGCAGCGATAGTCCCTGGCGCTAGCTCTGCCGAGGTCATCGATTCCGCTCACGCTCACCTTTCTAAACTTGGCATTGTCAACGGAGATGTAACGGTCAATCCAGCCGTCATCGGCGAAGATACGTCCGAAGTCCAGGTGATCGTCACCATCCCCGTCGCGGATAACTCGTTTGTCTTGCCGAGGTACGTGACGGGAAACCTAAGCGGCCAAAGTACGCTGATGACCGAGCGATCACCGATGCAAATGGCAAGCACGCTGCCCACACCGCCGCCTCCGCCACCAGCGGATCCACCATCGGAAGACCCACCGTCCGACGACCCGCCATCGGGTGACCCGCCCTCTGACGATCCACCGGCCGATGACCCGCCCGCCGAAGAGCCATCTCCTCCGCCACCGCCGCCACCACCACCGCCAATGCTCTAA
- a CDS encoding DUF1552 domain-containing protein yields MKPNKAQEIDMQRPNGVPATGEVSGLLSRRSLLRGTGLTLGLPLLEAMTPFAKSAFAADAIEKPCRMAMIFFPNGAIMPDWKPTSKEEGVVSRDWELSNTLRPLAGVKSKINVIENLAHDNGRANGDGAGDHARCAATFLTAARPLKTSGNIKIGISVDQVAAQQLIGKTRLPSVELGLEGSRNGGSCDSGYSCAYSSNISWRDATRPMPKETTPRMAFERMFGSGDGGERRKRDLVRQSILDVVAGDAKKLMKQVGQTDQRKLDEYFTSVREIEMRIERAEKLDQQALPDIEVPFGRVESFREHARLMYDLMAIGFQTDTMRVATLMLDNAGGNRRYTEVGVKDAHHEMSHHRNREETVAQIRKVDHYLVEQFAYFLEKLDAMKDGEGGSILDQSLVLYGSGISDGNRHQHGDLPIVLAGGGGGRVETGRLIRPEHERPMGNLFLSMLDVMGTPAESIGDSSGRLTELG; encoded by the coding sequence ATGAAACCGAACAAAGCACAAGAGATCGACATGCAACGTCCCAATGGTGTGCCGGCAACAGGTGAAGTGTCTGGGCTGTTGAGTCGTCGTTCGTTGCTACGAGGCACAGGCCTCACGCTTGGATTGCCACTGCTTGAGGCAATGACACCGTTCGCCAAAAGTGCGTTTGCGGCCGATGCGATCGAGAAGCCTTGCCGCATGGCAATGATCTTCTTTCCCAATGGCGCGATCATGCCTGACTGGAAACCTACGTCAAAGGAAGAAGGGGTTGTCTCACGGGATTGGGAGTTGTCCAACACGCTTCGACCTCTTGCCGGGGTGAAATCGAAGATCAACGTGATCGAAAATTTGGCGCACGACAACGGAAGGGCCAATGGCGACGGCGCGGGTGACCACGCTCGATGTGCAGCGACGTTCCTGACCGCTGCGCGTCCGCTAAAGACTAGTGGGAATATCAAGATCGGTATTTCCGTCGACCAAGTGGCGGCGCAACAGTTGATCGGCAAGACTCGCTTGCCCTCGGTTGAACTCGGGCTTGAGGGAAGCCGAAACGGCGGCAGTTGCGACTCGGGATACAGTTGCGCCTATTCGTCGAACATTTCGTGGCGTGATGCGACTCGGCCAATGCCAAAAGAAACGACGCCACGCATGGCTTTTGAGCGAATGTTTGGTAGCGGTGACGGAGGCGAACGTCGCAAACGCGACTTGGTGCGTCAGAGCATTCTAGATGTGGTGGCTGGCGACGCGAAGAAGTTGATGAAGCAAGTGGGGCAAACCGATCAACGGAAGCTTGACGAGTACTTTACAAGCGTGCGTGAGATCGAAATGCGGATTGAAAGAGCTGAAAAGCTCGACCAGCAAGCTCTACCTGACATTGAAGTCCCGTTTGGCCGAGTTGAATCGTTTCGTGAGCACGCAAGATTGATGTACGACTTGATGGCCATTGGTTTTCAAACCGATACGATGCGGGTCGCCACGTTGATGTTGGACAACGCCGGGGGTAATCGTCGCTACACCGAGGTTGGTGTGAAAGATGCGCACCACGAGATGAGTCATCATCGCAATCGCGAAGAAACAGTGGCTCAAATTCGAAAAGTTGACCACTACTTGGTCGAGCAATTTGCCTACTTCCTCGAAAAACTCGATGCCATGAAGGATGGCGAAGGCGGATCAATCCTCGATCAGTCCTTGGTGCTTTATGGCAGTGGAATCAGCGACGGTAATCGGCACCAGCACGGTGATCTACCGATTGTGTTAGCAGGTGGTGGCGGTGGAAGGGTCGAAACCGGCCGCCTGATTCGACCTGAGCACGAACGTCCTATGGGTAACCTGTTCTTGTCCATGCTTGACGTGATGGGAACACCCGCCGAATCGATCGGTGATAGCAGCGGTCGCCTGACCGAGTTGGGCTAA